One Misgurnus anguillicaudatus chromosome 19, ASM2758022v2, whole genome shotgun sequence genomic region harbors:
- the LOC129429841 gene encoding 5-hydroxytryptamine receptor 3A-like, with product MTTTFRVNIHHPLKVSQSKLLVMYLHRLSVSLALVWWVSAVEDVLLCKSEDFARPYSVLFEKFGLFENNSMLKYLRALNNYINATKVYVNLLVTSITDVNEKAQSISTQVTLLTSWDTDIWWSFSDFCGIKSFAVPKDLFWIPDIVFAESIKTEFGANESPYLQLHSNGVLVKLDMLSVTTVCKMDLYMFPFDTQICSLTVQSLVYEDHQLIISQISSSEYLTLKSQETFETEGEWELLYINNTETDLNSWWLSRSHMTFQIFIRRRPLLYIINLIFPVFCFLVLDLASYFMNASEAEKLGFKVTLLLSISVLLLILNDKLPSTASKIPLIGIYCGGIFTLIGLSILETIFVNYLITKGEKIEPETAATTHDDDGGRSQGGTQEEPGEDERCRAKVQPEDRKSRVEPEH from the exons ATGACAACAACTTTCAGAGTGAACATTCATCATCCACTAAAAGTATCTCAGTCGAAACTGCTGGTCATGTACCTACACCGGTTAAGTGTTTCTCTTGCATTGGTCT GGTGGGTGTCTGCTGTTGAAGATGTACTCCTATGCAAATCTGAAGATTTTGCGAGACCTTAttctgtactttttgaaaagtttGGTTTATTTGAGAATAACAGTATGTTAAAGTACTTAAGAGCTTTAAATAACTATATCAATGCCACCAAGGTTTATGTGAACCTGCTTGTGACCTCCATCACAGATGTG AATGAAAAAGCTCAGAGCATTTCAACACAAGTAACACTTTTAACT TCTTGGGACACAGACATTTGGTGGAGCTTCTCAGATTTTTGTGGCATTAAATCCTTTGCAGTTCCAAAAGATTTGTTTTGGATTCCAgacattgtttttgcagaaaG caTCAAGACGGAATTTGGAGCAAACGAGTCTCCGTATTTGCAGTTACATTCTAATGGTGTTCTTGTCAAGTTGGATATGTTATCCGTGACGACAGTCTGTAAGATGGACCTGTACATGTTTCCATTCGACACACAAATCTGCAGTCTAACCGTTCAATCTTTAGTCTATGAag ATCATCAGCTAATAATTTCTCAGATCTCTTCTTCAGAATACCTTACCTTGAAATCTCAGGAGACCTTTGAGACTGAGGGAGAGTGGGAATTGCTCTATATAAATAACACTGAAACTGATTTAAATTCTTGGTGGCTAAGCAGAAGTCACATGACATTTCAG ATCTTTATCAGAAGAAGACCTCTGTTGTATATCATTAACTTAATTTTTCCAGTATTTTGTTTCCTTGTGCTGGATTTGGCCTCCTACTTCATGAATGCATCTGAAGCAGAGAAGCTAGGCTTCAAAGTGACTTTACTGCTGTCCATTTCTGTGTTACTGCTGATTCTAAATGACAAGCTGCCATCTACTGCCAGTAAAATCCCACTGATTG GGATTTACTGCGGTGGGATTTTCACCCTTATTGGCCTAAGTATTTTAGAGACCATATTTGTGAATTATCTGATTACTAAAGGAGAAAAGATCGAACCAGAAACTGCTGCAACTACTCATGATG ACGACGGAGGAAGGAGCCAGGGTGGGACGCAGGAGGAGCCTGGTGAAGATGAGAGGTGCAGGGCCAAGGTGCAGCCAGAGGACCGGAAGTCTAGAGTGGAACCAGAGCATTGA